The following are from one region of the Oncorhynchus nerka isolate Pitt River linkage group LG8, Oner_Uvic_2.0, whole genome shotgun sequence genome:
- the LOC115133493 gene encoding uncharacterized protein LOC115133493: MARIYVSALVLYGFCLTPVILVSPPPSVVVHPGDNVTLQCTNGLKGPGHAAWFKQVNVSEPLCIASMYSSQPYVKHHNGFQPSHVEMFISNRIIVLKITEVDVADSGLYCCGMYEQYFIFTNMTFLMVQGYKDSDKEPEQCPEGQDDDGTMYLLTLVVILGVVTAVLLIVVLILVLKIRRDTNRHNTGPDSQRQPQNDQKQKMERRREKELDTHVVYAATR, translated from the exons ATGGCACGTATATATGTATCAGCTCTGGTCCTCTACGGCTTCT GTTTGACCCCTGTCATCTTGGTCTCTCCGCCACCCTCAGTGGTGGTCCATCCTGGGGATAATGTCACCCTGCAGTGCACTAATGGCCTTAAAGGACCAGGACACGCTGCCTGGTTCAAACAAGTCAACGTCTCAGAGCCTCTGTGCATCGCGTCTATGTACAGCTCTCAGCCGTATGTCAAGCATCACAATGGTTTTCAGCCCAGCCATGTGGAAATGTTCATCAGCAATAGAATAATCGTCCTGAAAATCACAGAGGTGGATGTAGCTGATTCTGGTCTGTACTGCTGTGGAATGTACGAACAGTACTTCATCTTCACCAACATGACTTTCCTGATGGTTCAAG GTTACAAGGATTCTGACAAAGAGCCAGAGCAATGTCCTGAAG GACAGGATGATGATGGAACCATGTACCTCCTTACCCTGGTTGTGATCCTGGGTGTTGTGACTGCTGTTCTACTGATAGTCGTCCTCATCCTGGTCCTCAAGATCAGACGAGACACGAACAGACACAACACAG GACCTGATTCTCAAAGACAACCACAAAATGATCAG AAGcagaagatggagaggagaagagagaaggagctgGACACCCATGTAGTGTATGCTGCTACAAGATGA
- the LOC115133486 gene encoding immunoglobulin kappa light chain-like — translation MVRLFPLKVTPSKMITPCVIFLLLKQIDHVPAVAQSPAIRLISPNVGDTVTLHCFYEGDMAVTFSWYKQPFGNIPRVMSTFFFKYDSGATFYHEFKGNPRFSVESDEGKNHLRISDMELSDSALYYCGSAYGNKVEFGEGTILIVKGSESNSKTVVHQSVSKSVQPGDSVSLNCTIHTETCAGEHSVYWFRHGSGESRPGIIYSIGDRSDQCEKSSEAESSTQSCVFNLPKRNLSLSDAETYYCAVASCGEIVFGNGTKLDIDHGCKEDHLLFMYCLGAALGLCVLLIIVLTCVLYKMSKCIGTHLQPSTPAVPSHYNQDQGVDTLHYAALNVVHKKPKSGRQRSATETDTVLWCDSGRQRSAMETDTVYSGVTPGDRGAPWRQTLCTLG, via the exons ATGGTTAGACTTTTTCCACTCAAGGTGACACCTTCAAAGATGATCACACCGTGTGTGATATTTCTCCTCCTTAAACAAATAG ATCATGTTCCAGCTGTAGCACAATCCCCAGCCATTCGTCTCATATCACCCAATGTTGGAGACACAGTGACTTTGCACTGTTTCTATGAAGGTGACATGGCAGTAACATTCTCCTGGTACAAGCAACCCTTTGGAAATATTCCTCGCGTCAtgtcaacatttttttttaagtatgaTAGTGGCGCTACATTCTACCATGAATTTAAAGGTAACCCTCGCTTCTCAGTGGAAAGTGACGAAGGAAAAAATCACCTAAGAATCTCAGACATGGAACTCTCTGATTCCGCTTTATACTACTGTGGGAGCGCTTATGGAAACAAGGTGGAGTTTGGAGAAGGAACCATTCTCATTGTGAAAG GTTCAGAGTCCAACAGTAAGACAGTTGTGCATCAGTCTGTCTCTAAATCAGTCCAGCCAGGAGACTCTGTGTCTCTAAACTGTACGATACACACTGAGACCTGTGCAGGAGAACACAGTGTCTATTGGTTCAGACATGGCTCAGGAGAATCCCGTCCAGGAATAATTTACTCCATTGGAGACCGAAGTGATCAGTGTGAGAAGAGCTCTGAGGCTGAGTCTTCCACACAGAGCTGTGTCTTCAACCTCCCCAAAAGGAACCTCAGCCTCTCTGATGCTGAAACTTACTACTGTGCTGTGGCCTCATGTGGGGAGATAGTGTTTGGGAACGGGACCAAGCTGGACATTGACC ATGGTTGTAAGGAGGACCATCTTCTGTTCATGTATTGCCTTGGCGCAGCGTTGGGTCTGTGTGTCCTCCTCATCATTGTCCTTACTTGTGTTTTGTACAAGATGAGCAAGTGCATAG GAACCCACCTTCAGCCAAGTACTCCTGCAGTCCCCAGTCATTATAACCAG GATCAAGGTGTTGACACACTCCATTACGCCGCTCTGAACGTCGTCCACAAGAAACCAAAGTCCGGGAGACAGAGGAGCGCCACGGAGACAGACACTGTACTCTGGTGTGACTCCGGGAGACAGAGGAGCGCCATGGAGACAGACACTGTGTACTCTGGGGTGACTCCGGGAGACAGAGGAGCGCCATGGAGACAGACACTGTGTACTCTGGGGTGA